A portion of the Tiliqua scincoides isolate rTilSci1 chromosome 3, rTilSci1.hap2, whole genome shotgun sequence genome contains these proteins:
- the NKX1-2 gene encoding NK1 transcription factor-related protein 2 — protein MVGHSPVPSFQSQPLSLVKPGPSPSPRRESPSLSKRILQVHDLAASKGDPPASSYGQLPPRDPAPRLPTSRAGGPPGRAPAAHPLGPRSRSARSLEGGMLDCQGSGAKGAPVHTKISFSILDILDPQKFTRKSHPAPATGRRDSLAHAGQQEKSLGRVELDRRRKPEEYHARAVSELKPVSNASQPAFPAPGFPPSSSSDLDEPSSPRSSKRRRAEASCAKPRRARTAFTYEQLVALENKFRATRYLSVCERLNLALSLSLTETQVKIWFQNRRTKWKKQNPGVDGAAQPGNNTLPPGGGGSPGSPGSSSLAYQTFPSYASANVLFQAAAPLPLAAGGGPFPPLFSPTYLAPFYAPHL, from the exons ATGGTAGGTCACTCGCCGGTCCCTTCCTTCCAATCGCAGCCCCTGTCGCTTGTCAAGCCTGGACCCTCCCCCTCGCCACGCAGAGAATCCCCTTCCCTGTCGAAGCGCATCCTCCAAGTCCACGATCTCGCTGCCTCGAAGGGAGACCCTCCCGCTTCCTCTTATGGACAGCTTCCCCCCCGGGATCCAGCCCCGCGTCTTCCCACGAGCAGAGCTGGCGGTCCACCTGGCCGTGCACCGGCTGCGCACCCCCTGGGCCCTCGCAGCAGATCTGCCCGGAGCTTGGAGGGGGGGATGCTGGACTGTCAGGGCAGTGGGGCCAAAGGGGCCCCCGTCCACACCAAGATCTCCTTCTCCATCCTAGACATCCTGGATCCTCAGAAATTCACCCGGAAAAGCCATCCTGCGCCTGCCACAGGGAGAAGGGACAGCCTCGCCCACGCGGGACAGCAGGAGAAAAGTTTGGGAAGAGTTGAACTAGACAGGAGGAGGAAGCCCGAGGAGTATCATG CACGTGCAGTGTCTGAACTAAAGCCAGTTTCAAACGCTAGCCAGCCTGCGTTCCCTGCG CctggcttccctccctcctcctcctcggacCTGGACGAGCCCAGCTCTCCACGATCGTCCAAGCGGCGCCGGGCCGAGGCCAGCTGCGCCAAACCCCGGAGAGCCCGGACCGCCTTTACTTATGAGCAGCTGGTGGCTCTGGAGAACAAGTTCAGGGCCACCAGATACCTGTCGGTCTGCGAGCGCCTCAACCTGGCCCTGTCGCTCAGCCTGACCGAGACGCAGGTCAAAATCTGGTTCCAGAACCGAAGGACCAAGTGGAAGAAACAAAACCCCGGGGTAGATGGTGCTGCACAGCCCGGAAACAACACGCTGccccctggaggaggaggcagccctGGCTCACCAGGCTCCAGTTCCTTGGCCTACCAGACTTTCCCCTCCTATGCTTCTGCCAATGTCCTTTTTCAAGCAGCTGCTCCCCTACCTCTGGCTGCAGGAGGGGgacctttccccccccttttcagccCCACCTATTTGGCCCCTTTTTATGCCCCTCATCTATAA